In one window of Leifsonia sp. NPDC080035 DNA:
- a CDS encoding zinc finger domain-containing protein, giving the protein MPEGHSVHRIAKQFAVNFVGHEVAVSSPQGRFAEDARRIDGHRMTAAKAVGKQMFLEFDNELWLRIHLGIYGAWDFAGDISVDPTIASANGRMGQTNQAGTVFDSAGENSLHSIGAPRRTRLRMAESEKLEDEITDFPPEPVGQVRVRLLTDTAVADLRGPTACEVLDPAEVDAVIAKLGPDPQLDDGPEAEEAFVAKVRRKPTAIALLLMDQSVVSGIGNVYRAELLFRARQNPHTPGKQVPEDTVRALWRDWVHLLRIGVETGQMMTMDDLDPESYRRAMANREDRHWVYKREGLPCRVCGTHIVMEELGGRKLYWCPKDQK; this is encoded by the coding sequence ATGCCAGAGGGTCACTCCGTCCACCGCATCGCGAAGCAGTTCGCGGTCAATTTCGTCGGGCACGAGGTGGCGGTCTCCTCGCCCCAGGGCCGGTTCGCCGAGGATGCTCGGCGCATCGACGGCCACCGGATGACCGCCGCGAAGGCGGTCGGCAAGCAGATGTTCCTGGAGTTCGACAACGAGCTCTGGCTGCGCATCCACCTCGGTATCTACGGCGCGTGGGACTTCGCGGGCGACATCAGCGTCGACCCGACGATCGCGAGCGCGAACGGACGGATGGGCCAGACCAACCAGGCGGGGACCGTGTTCGACTCCGCGGGCGAGAACTCGCTGCACTCCATCGGAGCGCCCCGCCGCACCCGGCTGCGCATGGCCGAGTCGGAGAAGCTCGAGGACGAGATCACGGACTTCCCTCCGGAGCCCGTCGGCCAGGTGCGCGTGCGGCTGCTCACCGACACCGCGGTCGCCGACCTGCGCGGGCCGACGGCGTGCGAGGTGCTCGACCCGGCCGAGGTGGATGCGGTCATCGCCAAGCTCGGCCCGGACCCGCAGCTCGACGATGGGCCGGAGGCGGAGGAGGCCTTCGTCGCGAAGGTCCGCAGGAAGCCGACGGCGATCGCCCTGCTGCTGATGGATCAGAGCGTCGTCAGCGGCATCGGCAACGTCTACCGCGCCGAGCTGCTGTTCCGCGCCAGGCAGAACCCGCACACCCCCGGCAAGCAGGTGCCGGAGGACACGGTGCGCGCGCTCTGGCGCGACTGGGTGCACCTGCTGCGCATCGGCGTCGAGACCGGCCAGATGATGACGATGGACGACCTGGATCCGGAGTCCTACCGCCGCGCCATGGCCAATCGCGAGGACCGGCACTGGGTCTACAAGCGCGAGGGCCTGCCGTGCCGGGTGTGCGGAACGCACATCGTCATGGAGGAGCTCGGCGGCCGCAAGCTCTACTGGTGCCCGAAGGACCAGAAGTAG
- a CDS encoding FMN-binding negative transcriptional regulator, protein MRQNPSFTLTDRAEIERIIRENPWGTFVSNASTGLVASHYPVILDDTREELSIVSHVGRPDEQLHELGEHELLVILQGPHGYISSSWYDADPAVPTWNFVAVHLSGVPEILSAEENLQVLERLVDHFERELPDPRRMRGTLEDERYAERISSGTVGLRLTPTKIVAKQKMSQNRPDHIVDSIMTELGGDSPYASEALLREMRIVHDRRRTAR, encoded by the coding sequence ATGCGTCAGAACCCGAGCTTCACTCTCACCGACCGCGCCGAGATCGAGCGGATCATCCGCGAGAACCCGTGGGGCACCTTCGTGAGCAACGCCTCCACCGGTCTCGTCGCCTCGCACTACCCGGTCATCCTCGACGACACCCGCGAGGAGCTCAGCATCGTCAGCCACGTCGGGCGTCCCGACGAGCAGCTGCACGAGCTGGGCGAGCACGAGCTGCTCGTCATCCTGCAGGGGCCGCACGGCTACATCTCCTCCAGCTGGTACGACGCCGACCCGGCCGTTCCCACCTGGAACTTCGTCGCCGTCCACCTCTCCGGCGTGCCGGAGATCCTGAGCGCCGAGGAGAACCTCCAGGTGCTCGAGAGGCTGGTCGACCATTTCGAGCGCGAGCTGCCGGATCCCCGGCGGATGCGCGGCACCCTCGAGGACGAGCGCTACGCCGAGCGGATCTCCTCGGGCACCGTCGGCCTCCGCCTCACCCCGACGAAGATCGTGGCCAAGCAGAAGATGAGCCAGAACCGTCCCGACCACATCGTCGACAGCATCATGACCGAGCTCGGCGGCGACTCGCCCTACGCGAGCGAGGCCCTGCTGCGCGAGATGCGCATCGTCCACGACCGGCGCCGCACCGCGCGATGA
- a CDS encoding amidohydrolase, producing the protein MTLLLTGARIPGGCAVEIAVDGGRIVGVGERLDAPGAERRDLAGRWVVPGLWDEHVHFTQWAQTARRLDVSQASSAAEAARFVRQRVEAQPGDDVLVGFGFHDALWPDIPTRRLLDEAAGERPVVLVAGDLHCSWLNTAASRLFAPGSEDAVLREDASFAVTSRLTATDQATLDRWAADAAQAAARRGVVGIVDLEYGWNIDTWSRRLAAGQGDLRVAAGFYREDLERAVALGLRTGTPIEGTGGLLTTGPFKVISDGSLNTRTALCSHPYPDGDHGVANLTPRELIEGMRTATRAGIEPAVHAIGDEANHRALDAFQELGSGGRIEHAQLIDPDDVPRFAALGVTASVQPEHAMDDRDVADRLWAGRTADTFPFAGLLRAGARLAFGSDAPVAPLDPWVAISAAVFRSRDGREPWHPENAIPVDAALDASSRSAIVVGEPADLAVIERDPFAASADELRGMPVAATLLAGRFTHDGLG; encoded by the coding sequence ATGACCCTGCTGCTGACCGGAGCGCGCATCCCCGGCGGCTGTGCCGTCGAGATCGCGGTCGACGGCGGCCGCATCGTCGGGGTCGGCGAGCGGCTGGATGCGCCCGGCGCCGAGCGCCGCGACCTCGCCGGCCGGTGGGTCGTCCCCGGCCTCTGGGACGAGCACGTCCACTTCACGCAGTGGGCGCAGACGGCGCGTCGGCTGGACGTCTCGCAGGCCTCCTCGGCTGCGGAGGCCGCTCGGTTCGTGCGGCAGCGCGTCGAGGCGCAGCCGGGCGACGATGTCCTCGTCGGCTTCGGCTTCCACGACGCGCTCTGGCCGGACATCCCGACGCGGCGGCTGCTCGACGAGGCGGCGGGGGAGCGTCCCGTCGTCCTGGTCGCCGGCGACCTGCACTGCTCGTGGCTCAACACGGCGGCGTCCCGTCTCTTCGCGCCGGGGTCGGAGGACGCGGTCCTGCGCGAGGACGCGAGCTTCGCCGTCACGAGCAGGCTGACCGCCACCGACCAGGCGACGCTCGACCGCTGGGCGGCCGACGCGGCACAGGCCGCCGCCCGGCGTGGTGTCGTGGGCATCGTCGACCTCGAGTACGGCTGGAACATCGACACCTGGTCGCGGCGGCTCGCCGCCGGACAGGGCGACCTGCGCGTGGCGGCCGGCTTCTACCGCGAGGACCTGGAGCGGGCGGTCGCCCTCGGCCTCCGCACGGGCACGCCGATCGAGGGGACCGGCGGCCTACTGACGACCGGCCCGTTCAAAGTCATCTCCGATGGTTCGCTCAACACCCGCACCGCCCTGTGCAGCCATCCCTATCCGGACGGCGACCACGGCGTCGCGAACCTCACTCCGCGTGAGCTGATCGAGGGGATGCGCACGGCGACGCGCGCCGGGATCGAGCCGGCCGTGCACGCGATCGGCGACGAGGCGAACCACCGCGCCCTCGACGCATTCCAGGAGCTCGGGTCGGGCGGCCGGATCGAGCATGCCCAGCTCATCGACCCGGACGACGTCCCGCGTTTCGCAGCGCTCGGGGTGACGGCGAGCGTCCAGCCCGAGCATGCCATGGACGACAGGGACGTCGCCGACCGGCTCTGGGCGGGACGGACCGCGGACACATTCCCGTTCGCGGGCCTTCTCCGCGCCGGGGCGCGGCTGGCCTTCGGTTCCGACGCGCCGGTCGCCCCGCTGGACCCGTGGGTCGCGATCTCCGCCGCTGTTTTCCGCAGCCGCGACGGCCGCGAGCCGTGGCACCCCGAGAACGCGATCCCGGTGGATGCGGCGCTCGATGCCTCCTCACGCAGCGCGATCGTCGTTGGCGAGCCCGCCGACCTCGCGGTGATCGAGCGCGACCCGTTCGCCGCGTCCGCGGACGAGCTGCGCGGTATGCCGGTCGCC